The Manis javanica isolate MJ-LG chromosome 2, MJ_LKY, whole genome shotgun sequence genome contains a region encoding:
- the CD72 gene encoding B-cell differentiation antigen CD72 isoform X1, whose translation MAETITYADLRFVKAPLKKSISNRLGQEADEDEELTYENVQVSPVPGGPSSLAASGLGGKAGVQSEWPPAAWSSVRPPAAGRLHRGCAACLQYLLLGLLLTSLLLGVAAICLGVRYVQVSWQLQQMNSVLEATNSSLRQQLHLKMTQLGQREEDLQGSRRELAQSQEALQEEQRVCQETGERLQACQSDREKTKEALQREEVQRKILEQRLNSMQDTLKPLFTCLPSDTCCPLGWILNEKSCFYISLAEKNWKDSRNYCKSLSSDLATFSDIYSFYPLHASSINNVLAQVGQLDSLWVGLSFNDGWQWIDGRRISGRTSGERSKCVKMKNNSWVKLQPEECTSPLPCLCEMTAFMFPAGDQSLH comes from the exons ATGGCGGAGACCATCACCTATGCAGACCTGCGCTTTGTGAAGGCTCCCCTGAAGAAGAGTATCTCCAACCGGTTAGGACAGG AAGCTGACGAGGATGAGGAACTCACCTATGAAAACGTACAAGTGTCCCCAGTCCCAGGTGGGCCCTCCAGCTTGGCTGCCTCTGGCCTTGGGGGCAAAGCAG GGGTGCAGTCAGAGTGGCCACCCGCGGCCTGGAGCTCCGTGAGGCCACCGGCAGCCGGGCGGCTCCACCGCG GCTGTGCAGCTTGCCTTCAATACCTCCTTCTGGGCCTGCTCCTCACCAGCCTGCTGTTAGGGGTGGCTGCAATCTGCCTGGGAGTGCGCT ATGTGCAGGTGTCTTGGCAGCTCCAGCAGATGAACAGTGTTCTGGAAGCCAcgaacagcagcctgaggcagcagctCCACCTGAAGATGACCCAGCTGGGCCAGAGGGAAGAGGACCTGCAGGGGTCCAGGAGGGAGCTGGCCCAGAGTCAGGAAGCACTGCAGGAGGAGCAGAGGGTTTGCCAGGAAACTGGAGAGCGGTTACAGGCCTGCCAATCTGACAGGGAGAAGACAAAGGAGGCCTTGCAGAGAGAGGAGGTGCAGAGGAAGATCTTGGAGCAGAGGCTGAACAGCATGCAGGACACACTGAAGCCCTTGTTCACATGCCTCCCATCAG ATACCTGCTGTCCCCTGGGATGGATACTGAACGAGAAGAGTTGCTTTTACATCTCACTTGCGGAGAAGAATTGGAAGGACAGTCGAAACTATTGTAAATCTCTGTCCTCTGACCTGGCCACATTCAGtgacatttattctttttatccA CTTCATGCCAGCAGCATCAATAATGTGTTGGCACAAGTTGGCCAGCTTGATTCACTTTGGGTTGGCCTCAGCTTTAACGATGGCTGGCAGTGGATTGATGGTAGAAGAATCTCTGG TAGGACTTCGGGTGAAAGATCAAAATGTGTCAAGATGAAAAATAATAGTTGGGTAAAACTGCAGCCGGAAGAGTGTACATCTCCTCTTCCTTGCCTCTGTGAGATGACGGCTTTCATGTTTCCAGCTGGGGACCAGTCTTTGCACTGA
- the CD72 gene encoding B-cell differentiation antigen CD72 isoform X2, whose translation MAETITYADLRFVKAPLKKSISNRLGQEADEDEELTYENVQVSPVPGGPSSLAASGLGGKAGCAACLQYLLLGLLLTSLLLGVAAICLGVRYVQVSWQLQQMNSVLEATNSSLRQQLHLKMTQLGQREEDLQGSRRELAQSQEALQEEQRVCQETGERLQACQSDREKTKEALQREEVQRKILEQRLNSMQDTLKPLFTCLPSDTCCPLGWILNEKSCFYISLAEKNWKDSRNYCKSLSSDLATFSDIYSFYPLHASSINNVLAQVGQLDSLWVGLSFNDGWQWIDGRRISGRTSGERSKCVKMKNNSWVKLQPEECTSPLPCLCEMTAFMFPAGDQSLH comes from the exons ATGGCGGAGACCATCACCTATGCAGACCTGCGCTTTGTGAAGGCTCCCCTGAAGAAGAGTATCTCCAACCGGTTAGGACAGG AAGCTGACGAGGATGAGGAACTCACCTATGAAAACGTACAAGTGTCCCCAGTCCCAGGTGGGCCCTCCAGCTTGGCTGCCTCTGGCCTTGGGGGCAAAGCAG GCTGTGCAGCTTGCCTTCAATACCTCCTTCTGGGCCTGCTCCTCACCAGCCTGCTGTTAGGGGTGGCTGCAATCTGCCTGGGAGTGCGCT ATGTGCAGGTGTCTTGGCAGCTCCAGCAGATGAACAGTGTTCTGGAAGCCAcgaacagcagcctgaggcagcagctCCACCTGAAGATGACCCAGCTGGGCCAGAGGGAAGAGGACCTGCAGGGGTCCAGGAGGGAGCTGGCCCAGAGTCAGGAAGCACTGCAGGAGGAGCAGAGGGTTTGCCAGGAAACTGGAGAGCGGTTACAGGCCTGCCAATCTGACAGGGAGAAGACAAAGGAGGCCTTGCAGAGAGAGGAGGTGCAGAGGAAGATCTTGGAGCAGAGGCTGAACAGCATGCAGGACACACTGAAGCCCTTGTTCACATGCCTCCCATCAG ATACCTGCTGTCCCCTGGGATGGATACTGAACGAGAAGAGTTGCTTTTACATCTCACTTGCGGAGAAGAATTGGAAGGACAGTCGAAACTATTGTAAATCTCTGTCCTCTGACCTGGCCACATTCAGtgacatttattctttttatccA CTTCATGCCAGCAGCATCAATAATGTGTTGGCACAAGTTGGCCAGCTTGATTCACTTTGGGTTGGCCTCAGCTTTAACGATGGCTGGCAGTGGATTGATGGTAGAAGAATCTCTGG TAGGACTTCGGGTGAAAGATCAAAATGTGTCAAGATGAAAAATAATAGTTGGGTAAAACTGCAGCCGGAAGAGTGTACATCTCCTCTTCCTTGCCTCTGTGAGATGACGGCTTTCATGTTTCCAGCTGGGGACCAGTCTTTGCACTGA
- the CD72 gene encoding B-cell differentiation antigen CD72 isoform X3 yields the protein MGNGESRERREGVQSEWPPAAWSSVRPPAAGRLHRGCAACLQYLLLGLLLTSLLLGVAAICLGVRYVQVSWQLQQMNSVLEATNSSLRQQLHLKMTQLGQREEDLQGSRRELAQSQEALQEEQRVCQETGERLQACQSDREKTKEALQREEVQRKILEQRLNSMQDTLKPLFTCLPSDTCCPLGWILNEKSCFYISLAEKNWKDSRNYCKSLSSDLATFSDIYSFYPLHASSINNVLAQVGQLDSLWVGLSFNDGWQWIDGRRISGRTSGERSKCVKMKNNSWVKLQPEECTSPLPCLCEMTAFMFPAGDQSLH from the exons ATGGGAAATGGAGAGTCgcgggagaggagagagg GGGTGCAGTCAGAGTGGCCACCCGCGGCCTGGAGCTCCGTGAGGCCACCGGCAGCCGGGCGGCTCCACCGCG GCTGTGCAGCTTGCCTTCAATACCTCCTTCTGGGCCTGCTCCTCACCAGCCTGCTGTTAGGGGTGGCTGCAATCTGCCTGGGAGTGCGCT ATGTGCAGGTGTCTTGGCAGCTCCAGCAGATGAACAGTGTTCTGGAAGCCAcgaacagcagcctgaggcagcagctCCACCTGAAGATGACCCAGCTGGGCCAGAGGGAAGAGGACCTGCAGGGGTCCAGGAGGGAGCTGGCCCAGAGTCAGGAAGCACTGCAGGAGGAGCAGAGGGTTTGCCAGGAAACTGGAGAGCGGTTACAGGCCTGCCAATCTGACAGGGAGAAGACAAAGGAGGCCTTGCAGAGAGAGGAGGTGCAGAGGAAGATCTTGGAGCAGAGGCTGAACAGCATGCAGGACACACTGAAGCCCTTGTTCACATGCCTCCCATCAG ATACCTGCTGTCCCCTGGGATGGATACTGAACGAGAAGAGTTGCTTTTACATCTCACTTGCGGAGAAGAATTGGAAGGACAGTCGAAACTATTGTAAATCTCTGTCCTCTGACCTGGCCACATTCAGtgacatttattctttttatccA CTTCATGCCAGCAGCATCAATAATGTGTTGGCACAAGTTGGCCAGCTTGATTCACTTTGGGTTGGCCTCAGCTTTAACGATGGCTGGCAGTGGATTGATGGTAGAAGAATCTCTGG TAGGACTTCGGGTGAAAGATCAAAATGTGTCAAGATGAAAAATAATAGTTGGGTAAAACTGCAGCCGGAAGAGTGTACATCTCCTCTTCCTTGCCTCTGTGAGATGACGGCTTTCATGTTTCCAGCTGGGGACCAGTCTTTGCACTGA
- the TESK1 gene encoding dual specificity testis-specific protein kinase 1, with product MAGERPPLRGPGPGPGEAPGEGPPEPGAASGGPGRGRPSSYRALRSAVSSLARVDDFHCAEKIGAGFFSEVYKVRHRQSGQVMVLKMNRLPSNRGNTLREVQLMNRLRHPNILRFMGVCVHQGQLHALTEYMNGGTLEQLLSSPEPLSWPVRLRLALDIARGLRYLHAKGVFHRDLTSKNCLIRREDRGFTAVVGDFGLAEKIPVYREGVRKEPLAVVGSPYWMAPEVLRGELYDEKADVFAFGIVLCELIARVPADPDYLPRTEDFGLDVPAFRTLVGEDCPLPFLLLAIHCCSMEPSSRAPFSETTQHLEWTLEQLPETALVPSTPLTHSQGSVPRGGPSATLPRPDPRLSRSRSDLFLPPSPESPPNSGDNLTRVNPFSLREDLRGGKIKLLDTPSKPVTPLPLVPLSPLPSTQLPLGPTPETLGQPGTPARRCRSLPSSPELPRRMETALPGPGPPLVGPSAEEIMECEGSSPEPEPPGPAPQLPLAMATDNFISTCSSASQPWSPRSGPPLNNNPPAVVVNSPQGWAGEPWNRAQHSLPRAAALERTELSPPPSAARESDEGLPCPGCCLGPFSFGFLSMCPRPTPAAARYRNLNCEAGSLLCHRGHHAKPPTPSLQLPGARS from the exons ATGGCCGGGGAACGGCCCCCACTGCGGGGTCCTGGGCCCGGACCCGGAGAAGCGCCGGGGGAGGGGCCCCCGGAGCCGGGGGCCGCAAGCGGAGGCCCGGGCCGGGGCCGCCCCTCCTCCTACCGGGCACTCCGCAGCGCGGTGTCCAGCCTAGCGCGTGTGGACGATTTCCACTGCGCGGAGAAGATCGGGGCCGGCTTCTTCTCTGAGGTCTACAAG GTTCGGCACCGACAGTCGGGGCAAGTCATGGTGCTGAAAATGAACAGGCTCCCCAGTAACCGGGGAAACACGCTACGGGAGGTACAGTTGATGAACCGTCTCCGACACCCCAACATCCTAAG GTTCATGGGGGTCTGTGTGCACCAGGGACAGCTGCACGCTCTAACAGAG TATATGAATGGAGGGACACTAGAACAGCTACTCAGCTCCCCTGAGCCCCTATCCTGGCCTGTCAGGCTCCGCTTGGCTCTGGACATTGCCCGTGGCCTGCGGTACCTTCATGCGAAAGGTGTATTCCACCGAGACCTCACATCCAAG AACTGTCTGATCCGACGGGAAGACCGAGGTTTCACGGCTGTTGTGGGTGACTTCGGGCTGGCTGAAAAGATTCCTGTGTATAG GGAAGGGGTAAGGAAGGAGCCACTGGCTGTGGTGGGCTCCCCGTACTGGATGGCTCCAGAGGTGCTGCGGGGTGAGCTGTATGATGAGAAG GCTGACGTCTTTGCCTTTGGGATTGTCCTTTGTGAGCTCATTGCACGAGTACCTGCAGACCCTGACTACCTGCCCCGGACTGAG GACTTTGGCCTGGATGTGCCTGCGTTCCGCACCCTAGTCGGGGAGGACTGCCCACTGCCTTTCCTGCTCCTGGCCATCCACTGCTGCAGT ATGGAACCCAGCAGTCGTGCTCCCTTCAGTGAAACCACCCAGCACCTGGAGTGGACCCTGGAGCAGCTGCCTGAGACAGCCCTCGTCCCCAGCACTCCCCTGACGCACAGTCAGG ggtctgttccaagagggGGTCCCTCTGCCACACTTCCCAGGCCAGACCCCCGGCTCTCCCGAAGCCGGTCAGACCTCTTCTTACCCCCATCACCAGAATCACCACCTAACTCGGGGGACAATCTAACTCGAGTCAACCCCTTTTCACTACGGGAAGACCTCAGGGGTGGCAAGATCAAGCTCCTGGACACACCGAGCAAGCCAGTCACCCCCCTGCCCCTGGTGCCACTATCACCACTGCCCTCCACCCAGCTGCCCTTGGGGCCCACCCCAGAGACCTTGGGCCAGCCTGGGACGCCTGCCCGCCGCTGCCGCTCGCTGCCATCATCCCCTGAGCTCCCCCGACGTATGGAGACAGCACTGCCAGGTCCTGGCCCTCCCTTGGTGGGCCCCTCAGCTGAAGAGATAATGGAGTGTGAGGGCAGTAGCCCTGAGCCAGAGCCCCCAGGACCAGCTCCCCAGCTGCCCCTGGCCATGGCCACAGACAACTTCATCAGCACTTGTTCCTCGGCCTCCCAGCCCTGGTCCCCTAGATCTGGGCCTCCCCTTAACAACAATCCCCCAGCTGTGGTGGTGAACTCCCCACAAGGCTGGGCTGGGGAGCCCTGGAACCGGGCCCAGCATAGTCTGCCCCGGGCAGCAGCTCTGGAGCGGACAGAACTCTCGCCGCCCCCTTCAGCCGCCCGGGAGTCTGACGAGGGGCTGCCCTGCCCCGGCTGCTGCCTCGGCCCTTTCAGCTTTGGCTTCCTGTCCATGTGCCCCCGCCCCACACCAGCTGCCGCCCGCTACCGCAACCTGAACTGTGAGGCAGGCAGTCTCCTCTGTCACCGAGGGCACCATgccaagccccccacccccagcctgcagCTGCCTGGGGCGCGCTCGTAA